From the Leucobacter tenebrionis genome, one window contains:
- a CDS encoding DUF3107 domain-containing protein, protein MEVRIGIKHSPRELAFETEASADEVRSLIDAAIEKDSALVALADTKGRQYLVDTDSISYVELGGEGGRKVGFIS, encoded by the coding sequence GTGGAAGTTCGTATCGGCATCAAGCACTCGCCCCGTGAGCTCGCGTTCGAGACCGAGGCGAGCGCCGACGAGGTGCGCAGCCTCATCGACGCCGCCATCGAGAAGGACTCCGCTCTCGTGGCGCTCGCCGACACGAAGGGGCGTCAGTACCTGGTCGACACCGACTCGATCAGCTATGTCGAGCTCGGCGGAGAGGGCGGCCGCAAGGTCGGCTTCATCAGCTGA
- a CDS encoding bifunctional phosphopantothenoylcysteine decarboxylase/phosphopantothenate synthase — protein sequence MNIVLGVTGGIAAYKAVALARLLVETGHEVHVVPTDDALRFVGRPTWEAISRHPVTTSVHEDVPEVRHVALGQRADLVVVAPATANTLARMTAGLADDLLGTTLLATRAPVLVAPAMHTEMWQHPATQDNVAILRSRGVRFVGPESGRLTGDDSGPGRMSEPEQIARAIESLLGGETDPETPDDAARGADPEPAGDSAADPDLHPQPEFDARLLAEPAEGAEGARDLDGVRVLVTAGGTREPIDPVRYLGNRSSGRQGVAIAAAAADRGAKVVLLAANIDESVLAQVRDRAAVRVVPIGTTAELETAAHAAASGAEVVIMAAAVADYRVANVADQKLRKEDSPGEAPVLELVENPDVLVGLVRERRPGQVIVGFAAETVAGGSSGAEAGETGSGRTELLERGRRKLARKGVDLLAVNAVGWNAGFESDDNSLLVLDADGGLAREAHGSKREVADRLLDAVRDELR from the coding sequence ATGAACATTGTGCTCGGAGTGACCGGCGGCATCGCCGCCTATAAGGCCGTCGCGCTGGCGAGGCTGCTCGTCGAGACCGGCCACGAGGTGCACGTGGTGCCGACCGATGACGCGCTCCGCTTCGTCGGCCGGCCGACCTGGGAGGCGATCAGCCGACACCCCGTCACAACCTCCGTGCACGAGGACGTTCCCGAGGTGCGCCACGTCGCGCTGGGCCAGCGTGCGGACCTCGTGGTCGTGGCTCCCGCTACCGCCAACACGCTCGCGCGCATGACCGCGGGTCTCGCCGATGACCTGTTGGGCACCACGCTGCTCGCCACACGCGCTCCGGTGCTCGTCGCACCCGCGATGCACACCGAGATGTGGCAGCACCCCGCGACGCAGGACAACGTGGCGATCCTGCGCTCGCGCGGGGTGCGGTTCGTCGGTCCCGAGAGCGGGCGGCTGACGGGTGACGACAGCGGCCCGGGCCGCATGAGCGAGCCCGAGCAGATCGCGCGGGCGATCGAGAGCCTGCTGGGCGGCGAGACCGATCCCGAGACCCCCGACGATGCGGCGCGCGGCGCCGATCCCGAACCCGCGGGGGACTCCGCCGCCGATCCCGATCTCCATCCGCAGCCGGAGTTCGACGCCCGACTGCTCGCGGAGCCCGCCGAAGGGGCAGAGGGAGCCAGGGACCTCGACGGCGTCCGCGTGCTCGTCACCGCCGGCGGCACTCGAGAGCCGATCGATCCGGTGCGCTACCTCGGCAACCGCTCGAGCGGCAGGCAGGGAGTGGCGATCGCGGCTGCTGCGGCGGATCGCGGGGCCAAGGTCGTGCTGCTGGCCGCGAACATCGACGAGTCGGTGCTCGCGCAGGTGCGGGATCGGGCGGCCGTGCGCGTCGTTCCGATCGGCACGACGGCCGAGCTCGAGACGGCGGCCCACGCGGCGGCGAGCGGAGCGGAGGTCGTGATCATGGCGGCGGCGGTCGCCGATTACCGCGTGGCGAACGTCGCGGATCAGAAGCTGCGCAAAGAGGACTCGCCGGGTGAAGCTCCCGTGCTCGAACTCGTCGAGAACCCCGACGTGCTGGTCGGGCTGGTTCGCGAGCGTCGTCCCGGGCAGGTGATCGTCGGTTTCGCAGCGGAGACCGTCGCGGGCGGATCGTCGGGAGCCGAGGCCGGGGAGACCGGATCGGGCCGAACCGAGCTGCTCGAGCGCGGCCGGCGCAAGCTCGCTCGCAAGGGCGTCGACCTGCTGGCCGTGAATGCGGTGGGCTGGAACGCCGGTTTCGAGAGCGACGACAACAGTCTGCTGGTGCTCGATGCCGACGGCGGGCTCGCCCGCGAGGCGCACGGCAGTAAGCGCGAGGTGGCCGACCGTCTGCTCGACGCGGTACGCGACGAGTTGCGATAG
- a CDS encoding methyltransferase domain-containing protein encodes MSGAVPLPSAGVGAPGGAADRGDRASLPLVTDGNPICGYFEAGRCRSCTLIETPYAQQLREKEERCRELLPDVPERAWLPSVPGGVRDFRNKAKLVVGGRPGKVTLGILGPDGSGVDLRDCLIQEPVIRAAIPHLARFLDQTGLPPYDVPKRRGELKFVHVTASPDGDLMLRFVVRSERSLEVLRGRLEQLRRAVPSAVVVSVNLLPEHKAVLEGEREELLLGSSLSMGTGSSLALHLRPRSFFQTNTSVARALYAQAAAWVDRADPASLWDLYCGVGGFALHCAGRAEDTAALPARRVLGVEISEEAVRSARRSAREAGIAARFEAADATAFALAARREDRPEAVIVNPPRRGIGAELAAWLEGGAGIRHVVYSSCNPESLARDLAAMPSFSVREARVFDMFPHTRHMEVAVLLER; translated from the coding sequence ATGAGCGGGGCCGTGCCCCTACCGTCCGCCGGCGTCGGAGCTCCGGGCGGCGCTGCTGACAGGGGAGACCGTGCGTCTCTTCCGCTCGTGACCGACGGCAACCCGATCTGCGGCTACTTCGAGGCCGGCCGGTGCCGATCCTGCACGCTCATCGAGACCCCCTATGCGCAGCAGCTGCGTGAGAAGGAGGAGCGCTGCCGCGAGCTGCTGCCCGATGTGCCCGAGCGGGCCTGGCTGCCATCGGTGCCGGGCGGCGTGCGCGACTTCCGCAACAAGGCGAAGCTGGTCGTCGGCGGTCGGCCGGGGAAGGTGACGCTCGGCATCCTCGGGCCCGACGGCTCGGGCGTCGACCTCCGCGACTGCCTGATCCAGGAGCCCGTGATCCGCGCCGCGATCCCGCATCTCGCACGCTTCCTCGACCAGACCGGCCTCCCTCCCTACGACGTGCCGAAGCGGCGGGGCGAGCTCAAGTTCGTGCACGTCACGGCGTCGCCTGACGGGGATCTCATGCTGCGCTTCGTGGTGCGCAGCGAGCGATCCCTCGAGGTGCTGCGCGGTCGGCTGGAGCAGCTGCGGCGGGCCGTGCCGAGCGCGGTCGTCGTGTCGGTCAACCTGCTGCCCGAGCACAAGGCCGTGCTCGAGGGCGAGCGCGAGGAACTGCTGCTCGGGTCGTCGCTCTCGATGGGAACGGGATCGTCGCTCGCGCTGCACCTCCGGCCCCGCAGCTTCTTCCAGACCAACACGTCCGTCGCTCGCGCACTGTATGCGCAGGCCGCGGCGTGGGTGGATCGGGCGGATCCCGCCTCCCTCTGGGACCTCTACTGCGGGGTCGGCGGTTTCGCGCTGCACTGCGCGGGCCGTGCGGAGGACACGGCGGCGCTGCCCGCGCGTCGTGTGCTGGGCGTCGAGATCAGCGAGGAAGCGGTGCGCTCGGCCAGGCGCAGCGCCCGGGAGGCCGGGATCGCGGCTCGCTTCGAGGCGGCCGACGCGACGGCGTTCGCATTGGCCGCGCGTCGCGAGGACAGGCCGGAGGCCGTGATCGTGAACCCGCCGAGGCGCGGGATCGGCGCCGAGCTGGCGGCGTGGCTGGAGGGCGGTGCCGGGATCCGGCACGTCGTCTACTCGAGCTGCAACCCCGAGAGCCTCGCTCGCGACCTCGCGGCGATGCCGTCGTTCTCCGTGCGTGAGGCGCGGGTCTTCGACATGTTCCCGCACACGCGGCACATGGAGGTCGCGGTGCTGCTCGAGCGGTGA
- a CDS encoding ferritin-like fold-containing protein encodes MFEWIRGLRKKSAPARKMRSRGDAADTERVELPEFAPGALPFLGLTSYLQLELYEGATRAVSGAPTLEAKDVLARVAGQTLSKHQRLTAEIRRRGEEPHVVMAPFAQVIEQYVERIDAEDWHQHVLSLYLVGGLFDDFFASLAGGLRDGYRNEAIAILRDDTGRAELKELLQAALAAEEGLSSWLALWGRRLVGDTLLVSRAVLALSEGRPFVASEVEPVFTELIADHIRRMDGLGLTA; translated from the coding sequence GTGTTCGAGTGGATCCGTGGGCTGCGCAAGAAGAGCGCCCCAGCGCGCAAGATGCGCTCTCGCGGCGATGCCGCCGACACCGAGCGCGTCGAGCTGCCGGAGTTCGCACCGGGTGCGCTGCCGTTTCTCGGTCTGACCTCCTACCTGCAGCTCGAGCTCTACGAGGGAGCCACTCGCGCCGTCTCGGGCGCTCCCACGCTCGAGGCCAAGGACGTGCTCGCGCGCGTGGCAGGGCAGACACTGTCGAAGCATCAGCGACTCACCGCGGAGATCCGCCGACGCGGCGAGGAGCCGCACGTCGTGATGGCGCCCTTCGCCCAGGTGATCGAGCAGTACGTCGAGCGCATCGACGCTGAGGACTGGCACCAGCACGTGCTCTCGCTGTACCTCGTCGGCGGTCTCTTCGACGACTTCTTCGCGAGCCTCGCGGGCGGGCTGCGCGACGGCTACCGCAACGAGGCCATCGCGATCCTGCGCGACGACACCGGCCGCGCCGAACTCAAGGAGCTATTGCAGGCCGCTCTCGCGGCCGAGGAAGGCCTATCGAGCTGGCTGGCGCTCTGGGGCCGACGACTGGTGGGCGATACGCTGCTCGTCTCGCGCGCCGTGCTGGCCCTCAGCGAGGGGCGACCGTTCGTGGCGAGCGAGGTCGAGCCGGTGTTCACCGAACTCATCGCCGATCACATCCGCCGCATGGACGGTCTCGGTCTGACGGCATGA
- a CDS encoding DEAD/DEAH box helicase: MVDALTEKGITEAFPIQEQTIPLALTGQDIIGQAKTGTGKTFGFGLPLLQRIGADPEPGVQALVVVPTRELCVQVYEDLELAAKNRGATVVPIYGGKAYEGQIDQLKAGAQIVVGTPGRLLDLASQRLLDLGNVREMVLDEADKMLDLGFLADIEKLFSKTPPTRHTMLFSATMPGTIVTLARRFMSKPIHIRASDPDEGVAQANIEHIIYRAHSLDKDEVIGRILQAEGRGKTVIFMRTKRAAAKLQEELNDRGFNAASVHGDLNQDQRERAMASFKAGKKDILIATDVAARGIDVDDVTHVINHTVPDDEKTYLHRVGRTGRAGRTGIAVTFVDWDDLHKWALIDKALGFGVPEPVETYSSSPHLFSDLNIPEGSKGRLKATPVKEPAAARGSRRGSSNRASEGGSGEERGEGRSRNRRRTRSANPRGGGRHEAHGHEGHGHDLEGRSEPGTSNDAPAGEGQAPARRRRRRRRGGSQVAADGGAAGAAPDTAAE; encoded by the coding sequence ATGGTCGATGCTCTCACCGAAAAGGGCATCACCGAGGCCTTCCCGATCCAGGAGCAGACGATCCCGCTCGCCCTCACCGGGCAGGACATCATCGGTCAGGCGAAGACCGGAACCGGCAAGACCTTCGGCTTCGGGCTGCCGCTGCTGCAGCGCATCGGCGCTGACCCCGAGCCCGGCGTGCAGGCGCTCGTCGTCGTTCCCACCCGCGAGCTCTGCGTGCAGGTGTACGAGGATCTCGAACTGGCCGCGAAGAATCGCGGCGCGACCGTCGTGCCGATCTACGGCGGCAAGGCCTATGAGGGGCAGATCGACCAGCTGAAGGCCGGTGCCCAGATCGTCGTCGGCACCCCGGGCCGTCTGCTCGACCTCGCGAGCCAGCGCCTGCTCGACCTCGGCAACGTGCGCGAAATGGTGCTCGACGAGGCCGACAAGATGCTCGATCTCGGCTTCCTCGCCGACATCGAGAAGCTCTTCTCGAAGACCCCGCCCACCCGTCACACCATGCTGTTCTCGGCAACCATGCCCGGCACCATCGTCACACTCGCGCGCCGCTTCATGTCGAAGCCGATCCATATCCGGGCCAGTGACCCCGACGAGGGCGTTGCGCAGGCCAACATCGAGCACATCATCTACCGCGCGCACTCCCTCGACAAGGACGAGGTGATCGGCCGCATCCTGCAGGCCGAGGGCCGCGGCAAGACCGTGATCTTCATGCGCACGAAGCGCGCGGCGGCGAAACTGCAGGAGGAGCTGAACGATCGCGGCTTCAACGCGGCGTCGGTGCACGGCGACCTCAATCAGGATCAGCGCGAGCGCGCGATGGCCTCGTTCAAGGCGGGCAAGAAGGACATCCTCATCGCCACCGACGTCGCGGCCCGCGGCATCGACGTCGACGATGTCACGCACGTCATCAACCACACCGTCCCCGATGACGAGAAGACCTATCTGCACCGCGTCGGGCGCACCGGCCGCGCGGGCCGCACCGGCATCGCGGTGACCTTCGTCGACTGGGACGACCTGCACAAGTGGGCCCTCATCGATAAAGCCCTCGGCTTCGGGGTCCCCGAGCCGGTCGAGACCTACTCGTCGTCGCCGCACCTCTTCTCCGACCTGAACATCCCGGAGGGCTCGAAGGGCCGGCTCAAGGCCACGCCCGTGAAGGAGCCCGCTGCAGCGCGCGGGTCGCGCCGCGGGTCATCGAACCGGGCGTCCGAGGGCGGTTCCGGAGAAGAACGAGGCGAGGGCCGATCGCGCAACCGCCGCCGCACCCGCAGCGCGAATCCGCGCGGGGGCGGGCGCCACGAGGCGCACGGCCACGAGGGGCACGGTCACGACCTCGAGGGACGCAGCGAGCCCGGCACATCGAACGACGCGCCGGCGGGCGAGGGCCAGGCCCCCGCGCGTCGCCGTCGTCGTCGCCGCCGCGGTGGCTCGCAGGTCGCGGCCGACGGCGGTGCGGCGGGCGCGGCCCCCGACACCGCTGCCGAGTAA
- a CDS encoding PHP domain-containing protein, which yields MAEATGSGGYDLHTHSVFSDGTMRPGEIAREAAELGLAGFALTDHDTVDGWEEAREAARAVGVDFLPGIEITTKHNGRSRHLLGYGIDPAAGELFEALAEVRSSRLGRAREMVRRLSANYAITWDAVVGEEDARTVGRPHIADALVAAGYFADRSTAFAEILHPRSPYYLGTYAIETVEAIRLVNAAGGAAALAHPAAFRQRTPTSARELREIAAAGLWAVELEHPENRADWVPALVETASELGLAVTGSSDYHGAGKPNRLGQHTTAPALVERLRERVATPR from the coding sequence ATGGCGGAAGCGACCGGGAGCGGCGGGTACGACCTGCACACCCACTCCGTGTTCTCGGACGGCACGATGCGACCCGGCGAGATCGCCCGGGAGGCCGCAGAACTGGGCCTCGCTGGGTTCGCCCTGACCGACCACGACACGGTCGACGGTTGGGAGGAGGCCCGCGAGGCCGCCCGTGCCGTCGGCGTCGACTTCCTGCCCGGCATCGAGATCACCACGAAGCACAACGGCAGATCCAGGCATCTGCTGGGTTACGGCATCGACCCGGCGGCCGGCGAACTGTTCGAGGCCCTCGCCGAGGTGCGCAGCTCCCGCCTGGGGCGGGCTCGGGAGATGGTGCGGCGGCTCTCGGCGAACTACGCGATCACCTGGGACGCGGTGGTGGGCGAGGAGGACGCTCGCACCGTCGGCCGGCCCCATATCGCGGACGCGCTCGTCGCCGCGGGGTACTTCGCGGATCGCAGCACGGCCTTCGCCGAGATACTGCACCCGCGTTCGCCCTACTACCTCGGAACGTACGCCATCGAGACGGTCGAGGCGATCCGTCTGGTGAACGCGGCCGGGGGAGCGGCGGCGCTCGCGCACCCGGCCGCCTTCAGGCAGCGCACGCCGACCTCTGCTCGTGAGCTGCGCGAGATCGCGGCTGCGGGGCTGTGGGCGGTCGAGCTCGAACACCCCGAGAATCGTGCTGACTGGGTGCCCGCCCTCGTCGAAACCGCTTCCGAGCTGGGGCTCGCGGTGACCGGATCGAGCGACTATCACGGCGCGGGCAAGCCGAACCGGTTGGGGCAGCACACCACGGCTCCCGCACTCGTGGAACGGCTGCGCGAGCGCGTTGCGACGCCGCGCTGA
- a CDS encoding SDR family NAD(P)-dependent oxidoreductase: MATYDVADRSAIVTGAGSGIGKAVALLLAANGAKVVVQDLNEDAANAVVSEIEASGGTAVAVAGDAGATDVIEATVAAAEALAPLKIGVNNAGIGGPAAPTGDYPDDGWDRVLDINLSAVFRNTRAQVKPMLENGGGSIVNLASILGSVGTPYSPAYVATKHGVVGFTKAAALAYAEQGVRINSVGPGYIDTPLLAQMDAEQKAALVALHPVGRLGKAEEVANLVGFLASDAASFITGSYHLVDGGYTAQ; encoded by the coding sequence ATGGCTACATACGACGTTGCGGACCGCTCGGCGATCGTGACAGGCGCGGGATCGGGCATCGGCAAGGCCGTTGCCCTGCTGCTGGCCGCGAACGGCGCGAAGGTCGTCGTGCAGGACCTGAACGAGGACGCCGCGAACGCCGTCGTCTCGGAGATCGAGGCGTCCGGCGGCACCGCGGTCGCGGTTGCGGGCGATGCCGGGGCGACGGACGTGATCGAGGCCACCGTGGCGGCGGCCGAGGCGCTCGCGCCCCTGAAGATCGGTGTGAACAACGCGGGTATCGGCGGCCCTGCCGCCCCCACGGGCGACTATCCCGACGACGGCTGGGACCGGGTGCTCGACATCAACCTCTCCGCGGTCTTCCGCAACACGCGCGCCCAGGTGAAGCCGATGCTCGAGAACGGCGGCGGTTCGATCGTGAATCTCGCCTCGATCCTCGGCAGCGTCGGCACGCCGTACTCGCCTGCCTACGTCGCGACGAAGCACGGTGTCGTCGGCTTCACGAAGGCGGCCGCCCTGGCGTACGCCGAGCAGGGGGTGCGCATCAATTCGGTGGGCCCGGGGTACATCGATACTCCGCTGCTCGCTCAGATGGATGCGGAACAGAAGGCGGCGCTCGTCGCACTGCACCCCGTCGGCCGGCTCGGCAAGGCCGAGGAGGTCGCCAACCTGGTCGGCTTCCTCGCGAGCGACGCCGCGTCGTTCATCACCGGCAGCTACCACCTCGTCGACGGCGGCTACACGGCGCAGTAG
- a CDS encoding aminopeptidase P family protein, translated as MTESVQTTHEVEIDNSNRSTTPRSDTFLDYISSHWADRPEVIPSPWPVAPFAAQRREALARQFAGERLVIHAGAMKQRSNDTFYQFRAHSAFAHLTGWGAESEPGSILVLDPTADGHEATLYFRERAGRDSDEFFANPEIGEFWIGARPSLAQVAGALGIRTAPIADFVSSEGDRVIGRGAVGGEDAGSASAEDAELSRAASELRLVKDEFELAEMQAAVDSTAKGFAEVLAALPQASAHPRGERIVEGVFNQRARLDGNTVGYETIAASGPHACTLHWIRNDGPVRAGDLLLLDAGVELDSLYTADITRTVPVSGVFSEVQRRVYDAVLEAADAARAIVRPGIRFGDVHDAAMAVIEHRTREWGLLPEDDGTAYHRRYMVHGTSHHLGLDVHDCAQARREMYLDGVLAPGMVFTIEPGLYFQPDDLTVPEEFRGIGVRIEDDIVVTADGCVNLSAGIPRTADDVEAWIRAAQA; from the coding sequence ATGACCGAGAGCGTGCAGACCACCCACGAGGTGGAGATCGACAACAGCAACCGCAGCACCACACCGCGGAGCGACACATTCCTCGACTACATCTCATCGCACTGGGCCGATCGCCCCGAGGTCATCCCCTCCCCCTGGCCCGTCGCCCCCTTCGCCGCGCAGCGCCGGGAGGCCCTGGCCCGGCAGTTCGCGGGCGAGCGCCTGGTGATCCACGCCGGGGCGATGAAGCAGCGCTCGAACGACACATTCTACCAGTTCCGCGCCCACAGCGCCTTCGCGCACCTCACGGGCTGGGGCGCCGAGAGCGAGCCGGGTTCGATCCTCGTGCTCGACCCGACGGCCGACGGCCACGAGGCCACGCTCTACTTCCGTGAGCGGGCCGGGCGCGACAGCGACGAGTTCTTCGCCAATCCCGAGATCGGCGAGTTCTGGATCGGCGCGCGCCCCTCTCTGGCCCAGGTGGCCGGAGCGCTGGGGATCCGCACCGCCCCGATCGCCGATTTCGTCTCGAGCGAGGGCGACCGCGTCATCGGCCGCGGTGCGGTCGGCGGTGAAGACGCGGGATCCGCGTCCGCCGAGGACGCCGAGCTCTCCCGTGCCGCCTCCGAGCTGCGCCTCGTCAAGGACGAGTTCGAGCTGGCGGAGATGCAGGCGGCGGTGGATTCGACCGCGAAGGGCTTCGCGGAGGTGCTCGCCGCGCTGCCTCAGGCGAGCGCGCATCCTCGCGGAGAGCGGATCGTGGAGGGCGTCTTCAACCAGCGCGCCCGCCTCGACGGCAACACGGTCGGCTACGAGACCATCGCGGCCTCGGGCCCCCACGCGTGCACCCTGCACTGGATCCGCAACGACGGCCCCGTGCGGGCGGGCGACCTGCTGCTGCTCGATGCCGGCGTCGAGCTCGACAGCCTCTACACGGCCGACATCACCCGCACCGTCCCGGTATCGGGCGTGTTCTCCGAGGTGCAGCGCCGCGTCTACGACGCCGTGCTCGAGGCCGCCGACGCCGCGCGCGCCATCGTGCGCCCCGGCATCCGCTTCGGCGACGTGCACGACGCCGCGATGGCGGTGATCGAGCACCGCACCCGCGAGTGGGGCCTGCTGCCCGAGGACGACGGCACCGCCTACCACCGCCGCTACATGGTGCACGGCACGAGCCACCATCTCGGACTCGACGTGCACGACTGCGCGCAGGCCCGTCGCGAGATGTACCTCGACGGCGTACTCGCTCCGGGCATGGTGTTCACCATCGAGCCCGGCCTGTACTTCCAGCCCGACGACCTGACGGTTCCCGAGGAGTTCCGTGGCATCGGCGTGCGCATCGAGGACGACATCGTGGTCACGGCCGATGGCTGCGTGAACCTGTCGGCGGGGATCCCGCGCACCGCCGACGACGTCGAGGCCTGGATCCGCGCGGCGCAGGCGTAG
- a CDS encoding YchJ family protein, producing the protein MTDEDPCPCGSGVPYGECCGPLHAGAPAPTAERLMRSRYSAFALGNAEYLLETWDPASRPGELDLDAELEWRRLLIRDTSAGGLDDQTGQVAFTAVGRGPDGRFELRERSRFARNAAGRWIYIDGTEA; encoded by the coding sequence ATGACGGACGAGGATCCCTGCCCCTGCGGAAGCGGCGTGCCCTACGGGGAGTGCTGCGGGCCGCTCCATGCGGGCGCCCCCGCGCCGACGGCCGAGCGGCTCATGCGCTCCCGTTACAGCGCGTTCGCTCTCGGGAACGCGGAGTACCTGCTCGAGACCTGGGATCCCGCCAGCCGACCGGGTGAGCTCGACCTCGACGCCGAGCTCGAGTGGCGGCGGCTGCTGATCCGCGACACGTCTGCGGGCGGCCTCGACGACCAGACCGGCCAGGTCGCGTTCACCGCGGTGGGCCGAGGGCCGGATGGGCGCTTCGAGCTGCGCGAGCGCAGCAGATTCGCGCGGAATGCGGCAGGGCGTTGGATCTATATCGACGGTACCGAGGCGTAG
- a CDS encoding response regulator — protein MIRILLADDHPVVRAGVRALLEGEADLEIAGEAADPESAVALAASLSPDVVLMDLQFGAAAGTGADATRRIRAQADPPAVLVLTNYDTDGDILSAVEAGASGYLLKDAPPDELVAAVRAAAAGESALAPAIAGRLLARLRAPAVSLSAREIEVLGLVAAGETNSGIAAALHISDATVKSHLVHVYDKLGVSTRTAAVAAARELGVLR, from the coding sequence ATGATCAGGATCCTGCTGGCCGACGACCACCCCGTCGTGCGCGCCGGCGTGCGCGCGCTGCTCGAGGGCGAGGCCGACCTGGAGATCGCGGGGGAGGCCGCGGATCCCGAATCCGCCGTGGCGCTTGCCGCGAGCCTCAGCCCCGACGTGGTGCTCATGGATCTGCAGTTCGGGGCGGCGGCAGGAACGGGAGCCGACGCCACGCGCCGCATCCGGGCGCAGGCCGATCCGCCCGCGGTGCTCGTGCTCACCAACTACGACACGGATGGCGACATCCTGAGCGCTGTCGAGGCGGGCGCGAGCGGCTACCTACTGAAGGACGCGCCGCCCGACGAGCTCGTAGCGGCGGTGCGCGCGGCGGCGGCCGGCGAGAGCGCGCTCGCACCCGCGATCGCGGGGCGGCTGCTCGCGAGACTGCGCGCCCCGGCGGTCAGTCTCAGCGCACGAGAGATCGAGGTGCTCGGGCTGGTCGCGGCCGGGGAGACGAACAGCGGGATCGCCGCCGCGCTCCACATCAGCGACGCGACCGTGAAATCCCACCTCGTGCACGTCTACGACAAGCTCGGCGTGTCGACCCGCACCGCCGCCGTCGCCGCGGCGCGCGAGCTCGGCGTGCTGCGCTGA
- a CDS encoding sensor histidine kinase, with protein MSHRTTLTPVFAGLRFGLHALLIALAAFAVVRAVVLHEPRWPWVLALAVLFVGLYLVGAATASRSGGPGKPGPLGARGRVAARWAAPIWILALTLLWAALVWIAPDGAYLVFPMFFLYLHVLPGAAGVTAVVAGTAIAIGALGIHHGFSVGGVLGPLVGAGVAILIGLGYRALATEAREREQLVEELLATRERLAETEREQGALAERARLAREIHDTVAQGLSSIQMLLHAAERDAPHGAALRHVRLARETAAESLAETRRFIRELTPAGLDDGLAAALRRLAREQERRSGLRIEVTAKETDLALPMDVQSALLRIAQGAMSNAVRHSGADRVDLSLADAGGEIVLTVRDDGVGFDPERAAAHGAGRDSFGLRAIAERAEQLGGALEIDSAPGRGTTLRVAVAVPGSSTDDRGGEERR; from the coding sequence ATGTCCCACCGCACCACGCTCACCCCCGTGTTCGCCGGGCTGCGTTTCGGGTTGCACGCCCTGCTCATCGCGCTCGCGGCGTTCGCAGTGGTGCGCGCCGTCGTACTCCACGAGCCCCGATGGCCGTGGGTGCTCGCGCTCGCGGTGCTCTTCGTCGGGCTCTACCTGGTCGGTGCCGCGACGGCGTCGCGCAGCGGTGGTCCGGGGAAGCCGGGCCCGCTCGGCGCTCGCGGTCGTGTCGCGGCGCGATGGGCCGCGCCGATCTGGATCCTGGCGCTCACGCTGCTCTGGGCGGCGCTGGTCTGGATCGCGCCCGACGGCGCCTACCTCGTGTTCCCGATGTTCTTCCTGTACCTGCACGTGCTGCCCGGGGCCGCGGGCGTCACCGCGGTCGTCGCCGGCACCGCGATCGCCATCGGTGCGCTGGGGATCCACCACGGCTTCAGCGTCGGCGGCGTGCTCGGGCCGCTGGTCGGAGCGGGAGTCGCGATCCTCATCGGCCTCGGCTACCGCGCGCTCGCGACCGAGGCGCGGGAGCGCGAGCAACTGGTCGAGGAACTGCTGGCTACCCGGGAGCGCCTGGCCGAGACCGAGCGCGAGCAGGGTGCGCTCGCCGAACGGGCGCGGTTGGCGCGGGAGATCCACGACACCGTCGCGCAGGGCCTGTCGAGCATCCAGATGCTGCTGCACGCCGCCGAGCGCGATGCGCCGCACGGCGCCGCGCTGCGGCACGTGCGCCTCGCGAGGGAGACCGCCGCCGAGAGCCTCGCCGAGACGCGGAGGTTCATCAGGGAGCTGACCCCTGCCGGCCTCGACGACGGACTCGCCGCGGCTCTGCGCCGGCTCGCCAGGGAGCAGGAGCGGCGCAGCGGCCTGCGCATCGAGGTGACCGCGAAGGAGACCGACCTGGCGCTGCCGATGGATGTGCAGAGCGCGCTGCTGCGGATCGCGCAGGGCGCCATGTCGAACGCCGTGAGGCACTCCGGGGCCGATCGGGTCGACCTCTCGCTCGCGGATGCCGGCGGAGAGATCGTGCTGACGGTGCGCGACGACGGTGTCGGCTTCGATCCCGAGCGTGCCGCTGCTCACGGCGCCGGCCGCGACTCCTTCGGGCTGCGCGCGATCGCCGAGCGCGCGGAACAGCTCGGGGGCGCTCTCGAGATCGACTCGGCGCCCGGAAGGGGCACGACGCTGCGGGTGGCCGTCGCGGTTCCCGGTTCTTCGACCGACGACCGCGGTGGGGAGGAAAGGCGATGA